The following are encoded together in the Cololabis saira isolate AMF1-May2022 chromosome 5, fColSai1.1, whole genome shotgun sequence genome:
- the arpp19b gene encoding cAMP-regulated phosphoprotein 19b produces the protein MSEEVEGTRTPEEQQEMDDTVTSPEKAEEAKLKARYPHLGAKPGGSDLLRKRLTKGQKYFDSGDYNMAQAKKKNKQLPSAPTEKTEITGGHIPTPQDLPQRKTSIVASKLAG, from the exons ATGTCTGAGGAGGTTGAAGGAACAAGGACCCCGGAAGAGCAGCAG GAGATGGACGACACCGTGACCAGCCCGGAGAAGGCGGAGGAGGCCAAGCTGAAGGCCCGGTACCCGCACCTGGGGGCCAAGCCGGGGGGCTCCGACCTGCTCAGGAAGAGGCTGACGAAGGGG CAAAAGTATTTCGACTCTGGTGACTACAACATGGCTCAGGCCAAAAAGAAGAATAAGCAGTTGCCTTCAGCCCCAACGGAGAAGACCGAGATCACGGGGGGACACATCCCAACACCTCAGGACCTGCCTCAAAGAAAGACTTCCATTGTGGCCAGCAAGCTGGCCGGTTGA
- the rsl24d1 gene encoding probable ribosome biogenesis protein RLP24 — MRIEKCYFCSAPVYPGHGMMFVRNDCKAFRFCRSKCHKNFKKKRNPRKTRWTKAFRKASGKELTVDNSLEFEKRRNIPVKYNRELWDKTVEAMKRVEEIKRKRQARFIMNRLRKGKELEKEEAVNEVKKNIHLIKAPHAGKAKQMEDKMVQRLQEDVQMGDEDDLS; from the exons ATGCGCATTGAAAAGTGTTATTTCTGCTCGGCCCCAGTCTACCCCGGACATGGAATGATGTTTGTACGGAATGACTGCAAG GCATTCAGATTCTGCAGATCAAAATGCCACAAAAACTTCAAGAAGAAGAGAAATCCCAGAAAAACCAGATGGACCAAAGCATTCAGAAAGGCATCTGGAAAGGAGTTGACAGTG GACAACTCTTTAGAGTTTGAAAAACGCAGAAATATTCCAGTTAAATATAATAGAGAGCTGTGGGACAAGACAG TTGAGGCGATGAAGAGGGTGGAGGAAATCAAACGCAAACGGCAGGCGAGATTCATCATGAACAG ATTAAGGAAGGGCAAAGAGTTGGAAAAGGAAGAGGCCGTCAACGAAGTCAAGAAGAACATCCACCTCATCAAAGCTCCACATGCAG GAAAAGCCAAACAGATGGAAGACAAGATGGTACAGAGGCTACAGGAGGATGTGCAAATGGGGGATGAAGATGATCTATCTTGA